One genomic segment of Mycolicibacterium chubuense NBB4 includes these proteins:
- a CDS encoding amidohydrolase family protein codes for MNKNDMILISVDDHIVEPPDMFKNHLAKKYLDEAPRLVHNPDGSDTWQFRDVVIPNVALNAVAGRPKEEYGLEPQGLDEIRPGCWQVDERVKDMNAGGILGSMCFPSFPGFAGRLFATEDAEFSLALVQAYNDWHVEEWCGAYPARFIPMTLPVIWDPEACAAEIRRNAARGVHSLTFTENPSAMGYPSFHDFDHWKPMWDALVDTDTVLNVHIGSSGRLAITAPDAPMDVMITLQPMNIVQAAADLLWSRPIKEYPDLKIALSEGGTGWIPYFLERVDRTYEMHSTWTGQDFKGKLPSEVFRDHFLTCFIADPVGVTTRHQIGVDNICWEADYPHSDSMWPGAPEQLDEVLKANDVPDDEINKMTFENAMRWYHWDPFAHISKEQATVGALRKAAEGHDVSIQALSHKEKTGATFADFAANAKQLTGNKD; via the coding sequence GTGAACAAAAACGACATGATCCTGATCAGCGTCGACGACCACATCGTCGAGCCGCCGGACATGTTCAAGAACCATCTGGCGAAGAAGTACCTCGATGAGGCGCCGCGGCTGGTGCACAATCCCGACGGCAGTGACACCTGGCAGTTCCGCGACGTCGTGATCCCCAACGTCGCGCTCAACGCGGTGGCGGGCAGGCCCAAGGAGGAGTACGGGCTGGAGCCGCAGGGCCTCGACGAGATCCGCCCGGGCTGCTGGCAGGTCGACGAGCGGGTCAAGGACATGAACGCCGGCGGGATCCTCGGCTCGATGTGCTTTCCCTCGTTCCCGGGTTTCGCCGGCCGGCTGTTCGCCACCGAGGATGCGGAGTTCTCGCTGGCGCTGGTGCAGGCCTACAACGACTGGCACGTCGAGGAGTGGTGCGGGGCGTACCCGGCGCGGTTCATTCCGATGACGCTGCCGGTGATCTGGGATCCCGAGGCGTGCGCGGCCGAGATCCGCCGTAATGCCGCGCGTGGTGTGCACTCGTTGACCTTCACCGAGAATCCGTCGGCGATGGGATATCCGAGCTTCCACGACTTCGATCACTGGAAGCCGATGTGGGATGCGCTGGTCGACACCGACACCGTGCTCAACGTGCACATCGGATCGTCCGGCCGGCTCGCGATCACCGCGCCGGACGCGCCGATGGACGTGATGATCACGCTGCAGCCGATGAACATCGTTCAGGCGGCGGCGGATCTGCTGTGGTCGCGGCCGATCAAGGAGTATCCGGACCTGAAGATCGCGTTGAGTGAGGGCGGCACCGGGTGGATTCCGTACTTCCTGGAGCGGGTCGACCGAACCTACGAGATGCATTCGACCTGGACCGGCCAGGACTTCAAGGGCAAGCTGCCCTCGGAGGTCTTCCGGGACCACTTCCTGACGTGCTTCATCGCCGACCCGGTGGGTGTGACCACCCGCCACCAGATCGGCGTCGACAACATCTGCTGGGAAGCCGACTACCCGCACAGCGACTCGATGTGGCCCGGCGCTCCCGAGCAACTCGACGAGGTGCTCAAGGCCAACGACGTGCCCGACGACGAGATCAACAAGATGACCTTCGAGAACGCGATGCGCTGGTACCACTGGGATCCCTTCGCGCACATCTCGAAGGAGCAGGCCACCGTCGGGGCGCTGCGCAAGGCCGCCGAGGGACACGACGTCTCCATCCAGGCGCTCTCCCACAAGGAGAAGACCGGCGCGACGTTCGCCGACTTCGCCGCCAACGCAAAGCAATTGACCGGCAACAAAGACTGA
- a CDS encoding TetR/AcrR family transcriptional regulator, protein MARRSPVQSVHVLPSRSPAEPPVTTASEEPAWKQRAVERSIKTAKLRAAQRVQRFLDAAQAIIIEKGSTDFTVQEVVDRSRQSLRSFYLQFDGKHELLLALFEDALSRSADQIRAATSGQEEPLERLKVAVQLLFESSRPDPAAKRPLFTDFAPRLLVSHPSEVKVAHAPLLALLTELMEEASAAGQLREGINPKRMAAMTMQTVMFVAQSSGDAGDGTAHPITADEVWDFCAHGFAAL, encoded by the coding sequence ATGGCAAGGCGTTCTCCGGTACAGTCGGTTCATGTTCTCCCCAGTCGGTCTCCAGCTGAGCCTCCGGTGACCACCGCCAGCGAGGAGCCTGCCTGGAAGCAGCGCGCGGTCGAACGGTCGATCAAGACCGCCAAGCTGCGGGCCGCTCAACGGGTTCAGCGTTTCCTCGATGCCGCGCAGGCCATCATCATCGAGAAGGGCAGCACGGATTTCACCGTGCAGGAGGTCGTCGACCGTTCTCGTCAGTCGCTGCGCAGCTTCTACCTGCAGTTCGACGGAAAGCACGAGCTGCTGCTGGCCCTGTTCGAGGACGCACTGAGCCGATCGGCAGACCAGATTCGTGCCGCCACGTCCGGCCAGGAAGAACCGCTCGAGCGGCTCAAAGTCGCCGTCCAACTCCTGTTCGAATCCTCGCGGCCGGACCCGGCGGCCAAGCGGCCGCTGTTCACCGACTTCGCGCCGCGCCTGCTGGTGTCGCACCCGTCCGAGGTCAAGGTGGCGCACGCCCCCTTGTTGGCCCTGCTCACCGAGTTGATGGAAGAGGCCAGCGCCGCCGGCCAACTCCGCGAGGGCATCAACCCCAAGCGGATGGCGGCGATGACCATGCAGACGGTGATGTTCGTGGCGCAGTCCAGCGGCGACGCCGGCGACGGCACCGCTCACCCCATCACCGCCGACGAGGTCTGGGACTTCTGCGCACACGGCTTCGCCGCCCTCTGA
- a CDS encoding metal-dependent hydrolase family protein has translation MLTLKAAGLLDVDAGEIVRPGTVTVDEGRIVSVGGAPDGEVIDLGDSVLLPGLMDMEVNLLMGGRGENPGLSQVQDDPPTRVLRAVGNARRTLRAGFTTVRNLGLFVKTGGYLLDVALAKAIDAGWIEGPRVIPAGHAITPTGGHLDPTMFAAFMPGVLELTIEEGIANGVDEIRKAVRYQIKHGAQLIKVCCSGGVMSLTGEAGAQHYSDEELRVIVDEAHRRGLRVAAHTHGAEAVKHAVACGIDCIEHGFLMDDEAIHMLRDNDRFLVTTRRLAEAMDVSRAPKELQDKAAEMFPKARTSIKAAYEAGVKIAVGTDAPAIPHGKNADELVTLVDWGMPPAAVLRAATVVAADLINRRDLGRLAEGYLADIIAVPGDPLADISVTRSVNFVMKGGKVFKNDCAN, from the coding sequence GTGCTGACCCTCAAGGCCGCGGGCCTCCTCGACGTCGACGCCGGAGAGATCGTCCGGCCGGGCACCGTCACCGTCGACGAGGGCCGGATCGTCTCCGTCGGAGGAGCGCCCGACGGGGAGGTGATCGACCTCGGCGATTCGGTCCTGCTGCCCGGCCTGATGGACATGGAGGTCAACCTGCTGATGGGTGGCCGCGGGGAGAACCCGGGCCTCTCACAGGTGCAGGACGACCCGCCCACCCGGGTGCTCCGCGCGGTGGGCAACGCGCGGCGCACCCTGCGCGCGGGGTTCACCACGGTGCGCAACCTCGGGTTGTTCGTCAAGACTGGCGGCTACCTGCTCGACGTCGCCCTCGCCAAGGCGATCGACGCGGGCTGGATCGAGGGTCCCCGCGTCATTCCGGCGGGGCACGCGATCACCCCCACGGGGGGCCACCTCGACCCCACGATGTTCGCGGCGTTCATGCCGGGAGTCCTCGAGTTGACGATCGAGGAGGGTATCGCCAACGGCGTCGACGAGATCCGCAAGGCGGTGCGCTACCAGATCAAGCACGGCGCGCAGCTGATCAAGGTGTGCTGCTCGGGCGGCGTGATGTCACTGACCGGAGAGGCGGGCGCACAACACTATTCGGATGAAGAGCTGCGCGTCATCGTCGACGAGGCGCATCGGCGTGGCCTGCGGGTCGCCGCGCACACCCACGGCGCCGAGGCGGTCAAACACGCGGTGGCGTGCGGCATCGATTGCATCGAGCACGGCTTCCTGATGGACGACGAAGCCATTCACATGCTCAGGGACAACGACCGCTTCCTGGTGACCACCCGCCGCCTCGCGGAGGCGATGGACGTCTCCCGCGCTCCGAAGGAGTTGCAGGACAAGGCTGCCGAGATGTTCCCCAAAGCGCGCACGTCCATCAAGGCGGCCTACGAGGCGGGGGTGAAGATCGCCGTCGGCACCGATGCACCCGCGATCCCCCACGGCAAGAACGCCGACGAACTGGTCACCCTCGTGGACTGGGGCATGCCGCCGGCGGCGGTGCTGCGGGCGGCCACCGTCGTCGCCGCGGATCTGATCAACCGTCGCGACCTGGGCCGCCTGGCCGAGGGCTATCTCGCCGACATCATCGCCGTGCCGGGCGACCCACTCGCGGACATCAGCGTTACACGAAGTGTCAATTTCGTAATGAAGGGCGGTAAGGTCTTCAAGAATGACTGCGCCAACTAA
- a CDS encoding carboxymuconolactone decarboxylase family protein — MRVPPLPADEWDDAVDDALSAMLPPERRNPEKAGNLLATLVRHPKLTRAFLRFNRHLLFTSTLPARLREVAVLRMAYRSDCEYEWRHHVHMGHDVGLTDADIDGIRRGEAGDELDRAVIVAVDELDDKSVVSDATWATLSAHLDERQLMDLVFTIGCYGSLAMAINTFGVEPDPDSDTDPER; from the coding sequence GTGCGAGTGCCCCCGCTGCCGGCGGACGAATGGGATGACGCCGTCGACGACGCCCTGTCCGCGATGCTGCCGCCGGAACGCCGCAATCCCGAGAAGGCCGGCAACCTGCTGGCCACGCTGGTCCGTCATCCCAAGCTCACCCGCGCCTTCCTGCGCTTCAACCGCCACCTGCTGTTCACCTCGACCCTTCCGGCACGGTTGCGGGAGGTGGCCGTCCTGCGCATGGCGTACCGCAGCGATTGTGAATACGAGTGGCGTCACCACGTCCACATGGGGCACGACGTAGGTCTGACCGACGCGGACATCGACGGGATCCGCCGCGGCGAGGCCGGCGATGAACTGGACCGTGCGGTCATCGTGGCCGTCGACGAACTCGACGACAAGTCGGTGGTTTCCGACGCCACCTGGGCGACGTTGTCCGCCCACCTCGACGAGCGCCAGTTGATGGACCTCGTCTTCACCATCGGCTGCTATGGCTCGCTGGCCATGGCCATCAACACGTTCGGCGTAGAACCCGACCCCGACTCCGACACCGACCCAGAGAGGTAG
- a CDS encoding acyl-CoA dehydrogenase family protein: MLEDALRKTMLAKSGPALDAALTELGWGEMLSDMPDVAVPMVFRLLGETGSHASILVDVVLHATGNDVGGTLELPLPYAGNTWVVWDRTTTSVETTLGGLPLRREEEGYPIRVAEARLAVGWWLVGAARAMLTLARQHAMDRVQFGRPIAGFQAVRHRLAETLVAIEGAEATLSLPGVDNPDLTALLAKAAAGKAALTAAKNCQQVLGGIGFTAEHDLHHHVKRALVLDGLLGSSRELTRRAGAGLRARGSAPRLAQL; the protein is encoded by the coding sequence ATGCTCGAAGACGCGCTGCGCAAGACGATGCTCGCGAAGTCCGGGCCCGCCCTCGACGCGGCGCTGACCGAACTGGGCTGGGGCGAAATGCTCTCGGACATGCCCGACGTGGCGGTGCCCATGGTGTTCCGCCTCTTGGGCGAAACCGGTTCGCACGCATCGATTCTCGTCGACGTGGTGCTCCATGCGACGGGTAACGACGTCGGCGGCACGCTGGAACTGCCGCTGCCGTACGCCGGCAACACCTGGGTGGTGTGGGACCGCACCACCACCAGCGTGGAGACGACCCTGGGCGGCCTACCACTGCGGCGCGAGGAAGAGGGTTACCCGATCCGGGTGGCTGAGGCCCGTCTGGCGGTGGGCTGGTGGCTGGTCGGCGCGGCGCGGGCGATGCTGACGCTGGCTCGTCAGCACGCCATGGACCGCGTGCAGTTCGGCCGGCCGATCGCCGGGTTCCAGGCCGTGCGGCACCGGCTGGCCGAGACGCTGGTCGCGATCGAGGGCGCCGAGGCGACGCTCAGCCTGCCCGGTGTGGACAACCCCGACCTGACCGCGCTGCTGGCCAAGGCGGCGGCGGGCAAGGCAGCGCTCACGGCGGCGAAGAACTGCCAGCAGGTGCTCGGCGGCATCGGGTTCACCGCCGAACACGACCTGCACCATCACGTGAAGCGGGCCCTTGTGCTCGACGGATTGCTCGGCAGCTCAAGGGAACTCACCCGCCGGGCCGGCGCAGGACTGCGCGCTCGCGGCTCGGCGCCCCGCCTCGCCCAGCTCTGA
- a CDS encoding enoyl-CoA hydratase yields MYIDYDVTDRIATITLNRPEAANAQNPELLDELDAAWTRAAEDRDVAVIVLRANGKHFSAGHDLRGGGPVPDKITLEFIIEHEARRYLEYTLRWRNVPKPSIAAVQGRCISGGLLLCWPCDLIIAADDAQFSDPVVLMGIGGVEYHGHTWELGPRKAKEILFTGRAMTAEEVHSTGMVNKVVPRDQLDAETRALAEHIATMPSFALRQAKRAVNQTLDVQGFYAAIQSVFDVHQTGHGNALSVGGWPVLVDLDQMKANIK; encoded by the coding sequence GTGTACATCGACTATGACGTCACCGACCGGATCGCGACGATCACCCTGAACCGGCCGGAGGCCGCCAACGCGCAGAATCCGGAGTTGCTCGACGAACTCGACGCGGCATGGACGCGGGCGGCAGAGGATCGCGACGTCGCGGTCATCGTGCTGCGGGCCAACGGCAAGCACTTCTCGGCCGGTCACGACCTCCGCGGCGGCGGGCCCGTCCCGGACAAGATCACGCTGGAGTTCATCATCGAGCACGAGGCGAGGCGCTACCTCGAGTACACCTTGCGCTGGCGCAACGTGCCGAAGCCCTCGATCGCCGCCGTGCAGGGTCGCTGCATCTCAGGTGGTCTGCTGCTGTGCTGGCCCTGCGATCTGATCATCGCCGCCGACGACGCCCAGTTCTCCGACCCGGTGGTGCTCATGGGCATCGGTGGCGTCGAATACCACGGACACACCTGGGAACTCGGCCCGCGCAAAGCCAAGGAGATCCTGTTCACCGGCAGGGCGATGACCGCCGAAGAGGTACACAGCACCGGCATGGTGAACAAGGTCGTGCCTCGCGACCAGCTCGACGCCGAGACCCGGGCGCTCGCCGAGCACATCGCCACGATGCCGTCGTTCGCGCTGCGGCAGGCCAAACGCGCGGTGAACCAGACCCTGGACGTGCAGGGCTTCTACGCCGCGATCCAGTCGGTGTTCGACGTGCACCAAACCGGTCACGGCAATGCGTTGAGTGTGGGCGGATGGCCGGTCCTGGTGGACCTCGACCAGATGAAGGCGAACATCAAATAG
- a CDS encoding acyl-CoA dehydrogenase family protein, giving the protein MTDPLEPAQFRSRLVAWLGENDLTPSADDHSLQGHLRQFARVQRALYDAGWSRYGWPEAAGGLGGPDILRAIVGEEVVGRRLVEPGPYSMLEVLAPTMIDYASPALAAEMVPKLLSGEEQWCQGFSEPGSGSDLASLTTRATPRGDTWVVNGQKVWTSFAQFSHRCILLTRTGDADTPNHEAITAFFVDLDTPGITVRPLRTMHGVDEFCEVYFDDVVIGADRMLGRPGDGWRLAMDLLPYERSTCFWQRIAYLYSRFDALIGEVKNVGQAVDSDMGEAYLALHTLRCRSRATQHRLAEGHKLGPDTSIDKVLLAGAEQRLYDTARDLLPGVIELDDTEWRTEYLYSRAATIYGGTAEVQRNIIARRLLDLGKE; this is encoded by the coding sequence ATGACCGATCCGCTCGAGCCCGCGCAGTTCCGGTCCCGACTGGTGGCCTGGCTGGGCGAGAACGACCTGACCCCGTCCGCCGACGACCACTCGCTCCAAGGCCATCTCCGTCAGTTCGCCCGCGTGCAGCGGGCGCTCTACGACGCCGGCTGGAGTCGGTACGGGTGGCCGGAGGCCGCCGGCGGGCTCGGTGGTCCGGACATCCTGCGCGCCATCGTCGGCGAGGAGGTGGTCGGCCGGCGGCTGGTCGAGCCGGGACCGTACTCGATGCTCGAGGTGCTCGCGCCGACGATGATCGACTACGCCTCGCCGGCACTGGCGGCCGAGATGGTGCCGAAACTGCTCAGCGGTGAAGAGCAATGGTGCCAAGGCTTTTCAGAGCCGGGCTCGGGCAGCGATCTGGCATCGCTGACCACCCGCGCAACGCCGCGCGGCGACACCTGGGTCGTCAACGGCCAGAAGGTGTGGACCAGTTTCGCCCAGTTCTCGCATCGGTGCATCCTGCTGACCCGCACAGGTGATGCGGACACCCCGAACCACGAGGCGATCACGGCGTTCTTCGTCGACCTCGACACCCCGGGGATCACCGTGCGGCCGCTGCGCACCATGCACGGTGTCGACGAGTTCTGCGAGGTGTACTTCGACGACGTGGTGATCGGCGCGGACCGGATGCTGGGCCGGCCGGGTGACGGGTGGCGGCTGGCGATGGATCTCCTCCCCTATGAGCGCTCGACCTGTTTCTGGCAGCGGATCGCCTATCTGTACTCCCGATTCGACGCGTTGATCGGCGAGGTGAAGAACGTCGGTCAGGCCGTCGACTCCGACATGGGCGAGGCCTATCTGGCTTTGCACACGCTGCGGTGCCGGTCCCGGGCCACCCAGCACCGACTCGCCGAGGGGCACAAGCTCGGTCCGGACACGTCGATCGACAAGGTGCTGCTGGCCGGTGCCGAGCAGCGTCTGTACGACACCGCCCGCGATCTGCTGCCCGGCGTCATCGAACTCGATGACACCGAATGGCGTACCGAGTACCTGTACTCGCGCGCGGCTACCATCTACGGCGGCACTGCCGAGGTGCAGCGCAACATCATCGCCCGCCGGCTGCTGGATCTCGGGAAGGAGTGA
- a CDS encoding IS30 family transposase: MGCRGPGRARLPESVRERFWAAVAAGLSPTAAATVAGVHGATGRHWAQQAGYRGESKHFGIRYTAQQRAVFWTAVRSAVPPAQAAVVAGVSEAAARRWLQQADHVPRTPFPAEADLVAESELTSRVRAPLRFVERCRLEQLLEHGYPPAQAAALMGRHKDTINREIARGQTRSVYRASMGQDVADAARKRPKVRKLEANPGLRAEVLQRLETRNSPEQIAGRLRQDFPDDPEMWVSHETIYQAVYVQPRGELAKELKSALRTGRIKRKPQGRNEIADRNRFKAGMVGISERPAEADDRAIPGHWEGDLIMGAGNTSAIGTLVERTTGFVMLLHLPGDHTATTVAAAMTAKVPEIPAILRRSLTWDQGTEMAMHTNITEATGLPIYFCDPHSPWQRGTNENTNGLLRQYFPKGTDLAFWGPGFLDQVAAELNARPRKRHNWRTPAEELDRLLSDPSTYVAATA, from the coding sequence ATGGGTTGTCGGGGTCCTGGTCGGGCGCGGTTGCCGGAGTCAGTGCGCGAGCGGTTCTGGGCGGCGGTGGCAGCAGGTCTGTCGCCGACGGCGGCGGCCACGGTGGCCGGCGTGCACGGCGCGACAGGGCGTCATTGGGCCCAACAGGCTGGTTATCGAGGTGAGTCGAAGCATTTCGGAATCCGGTACACAGCACAGCAGCGGGCGGTGTTCTGGACCGCGGTGAGATCGGCGGTGCCGCCGGCACAGGCCGCGGTGGTCGCTGGCGTGTCGGAGGCCGCGGCCCGACGCTGGCTGCAACAGGCTGACCACGTGCCCAGAACCCCGTTTCCCGCTGAGGCTGATCTCGTTGCAGAAAGTGAGCTGACCTCTCGGGTTCGTGCACCGTTGCGCTTCGTGGAGCGGTGTCGGCTTGAGCAGCTGCTCGAACACGGCTACCCACCAGCACAGGCGGCAGCCTTGATGGGCCGTCATAAGGACACCATCAACCGGGAGATCGCCCGGGGACAGACCCGCTCGGTGTATCGAGCCAGCATGGGCCAAGACGTGGCCGATGCCGCCCGTAAGCGCCCCAAAGTGCGCAAGCTTGAGGCCAACCCTGGGCTGCGGGCCGAGGTTCTGCAACGCTTGGAGACACGCAACAGTCCCGAACAGATCGCGGGCCGGCTGCGTCAAGACTTCCCTGACGATCCGGAGATGTGGGTGTCACACGAGACGATCTACCAAGCCGTCTACGTTCAACCCCGCGGCGAGTTGGCCAAAGAGTTGAAGTCGGCACTACGCACCGGCCGGATCAAGAGAAAACCGCAGGGCCGCAATGAAATAGCCGATCGTAACCGGTTCAAGGCGGGCATGGTCGGCATCTCCGAGCGGCCCGCCGAAGCCGACGATCGCGCTATCCCCGGCCACTGGGAGGGGGACCTGATCATGGGCGCGGGCAACACCAGCGCGATCGGCACCCTGGTCGAGCGCACCACGGGGTTCGTGATGCTGCTACACCTGCCCGGTGATCACACCGCCACCACCGTCGCCGCAGCGATGACCGCCAAAGTCCCCGAGATACCCGCAATCCTGCGCCGTTCACTGACCTGGGACCAGGGCACCGAGATGGCGATGCACACCAACATCACCGAAGCCACCGGGCTACCGATCTACTTCTGCGACCCCCATAGTCCCTGGCAACGCGGCACCAACGAAAACACCAACGGACTGCTACGCCAGTACTTCCCCAAAGGCACTGACCTTGCGTTCTGGGGACCGGGATTCCTCGACCAAGTCGCCGCCGAACTCAACGCCCGACCCCGCAAACGACACAACTGGCGCACACCCGCCGAAGAACTCGACCGACTACTCTCAGATCCGTCCACGTACGTTGCAGCGACAGCTTGA
- a CDS encoding nuclear transport factor 2 family protein encodes MTAPTNPSRTDDLVEIQQLLAKYAVTITQGDIEGLMSVFTPDGTYSAFGSTYTLARFPELVEAAPKGLFMTGTSLVHLDADDSDKATGTQPLCFIEHSKHDMRIGYYNDTYVRTEDGWRLKTRAMTFIRRSGEHDSGRPHAIGRPEAG; translated from the coding sequence ATGACTGCGCCAACTAATCCGTCTCGGACCGACGACCTGGTCGAGATCCAGCAGCTGCTCGCCAAATACGCCGTCACCATCACCCAGGGCGACATCGAGGGTCTGATGTCGGTGTTCACGCCGGACGGCACCTACAGCGCGTTCGGGTCCACCTACACGCTGGCTCGCTTTCCCGAACTCGTCGAGGCGGCCCCGAAGGGCCTGTTCATGACGGGGACGTCGCTGGTGCACCTGGACGCCGATGACTCCGACAAGGCGACGGGCACTCAACCGCTGTGCTTCATCGAGCACAGCAAGCACGACATGCGCATCGGGTACTACAACGACACCTACGTCCGCACCGAGGACGGCTGGCGGCTCAAAACCCGTGCCATGACCTTCATCCGGCGCAGCGGCGAACACGACTCCGGACGTCCGCATGCGATCGGGAGGCCCGAAGCAGGATGA
- a CDS encoding aromatic ring-hydroxylating oxygenase subunit alpha gives MAFFPKPAEGSWTEHWPDLGTEPVDYTDSIDPEQWRLEQQAIFRKCWLNVGRVEKLPKKGSYFTREMPSAGVGTSVIIVRDTDNEVRAFYNMCRHRGNKLVWNDYPGEEVSGTCRQFTCKYHAWRYSLKGDLTFVQQEGEFFDLDKADYGLVPVRCEVWEGFIFINFDDAAEPLIDYLGDFAKGLEGYPFHEMTETYSYRAEVNSNWKLFIDAFVEFYHAPILHMKQAVKEEADKLAGYGFEALAYDIKGRHSMVSSWGGMSPPKDPNMVKPIERVLHSGLFGPWDRPKIKGILPEELPPAVNPSRHHAWGQDSFEFFPNFTLLLWAPGWYLTYHYWPTGVDTHIFECTLYFVPATNTRERLAHEMAAVTFKEYAFQDANTLEATQTMINTRVVKDFPLCDQEILLRHLHKTAWDYVNAYKKEKGLTNGSDNGKASTTASEKDAINV, from the coding sequence GTGGCATTCTTTCCGAAACCCGCCGAGGGCAGCTGGACCGAGCACTGGCCCGACCTCGGGACCGAACCCGTGGACTACACGGATTCGATCGATCCCGAGCAGTGGCGACTCGAGCAGCAGGCGATCTTCCGGAAGTGCTGGCTGAACGTGGGACGGGTGGAGAAGCTCCCCAAGAAGGGCAGCTACTTCACTCGCGAGATGCCGTCGGCAGGCGTCGGCACCTCCGTGATCATCGTCAGGGACACCGACAACGAGGTCCGCGCGTTCTACAACATGTGCCGCCACCGCGGAAACAAGCTGGTGTGGAACGACTATCCCGGTGAAGAAGTCTCAGGAACCTGCCGTCAGTTCACCTGCAAGTACCACGCGTGGCGCTACAGCCTCAAGGGCGATCTGACGTTCGTGCAGCAGGAGGGCGAGTTCTTCGATCTCGACAAGGCCGACTACGGTCTGGTGCCGGTGCGATGCGAGGTCTGGGAGGGCTTCATCTTCATCAACTTCGACGACGCCGCCGAGCCCCTGATCGACTATCTCGGCGACTTCGCGAAGGGCCTCGAGGGCTACCCGTTCCACGAGATGACCGAAACCTATTCCTACCGTGCCGAAGTCAACTCCAACTGGAAGCTGTTCATCGACGCGTTCGTCGAGTTCTACCACGCGCCGATCCTGCACATGAAGCAGGCGGTCAAGGAGGAGGCCGACAAGCTGGCCGGCTACGGCTTCGAAGCGCTGGCCTACGACATCAAGGGGCGCCACTCGATGGTGTCCTCCTGGGGCGGCATGAGCCCGCCCAAGGATCCGAACATGGTCAAGCCCATCGAGCGCGTCCTGCACAGCGGCCTCTTCGGCCCGTGGGACCGGCCCAAGATCAAAGGCATTCTGCCCGAGGAACTTCCGCCGGCGGTGAACCCGTCGCGCCACCACGCCTGGGGCCAGGACTCGTTCGAGTTCTTCCCCAACTTCACCTTGCTGCTCTGGGCGCCGGGCTGGTACCTGACCTACCACTACTGGCCCACCGGCGTGGACACGCACATCTTCGAGTGCACACTGTACTTCGTGCCCGCGACCAACACCCGCGAGCGGCTCGCTCACGAGATGGCCGCGGTGACCTTCAAGGAGTACGCGTTCCAGGACGCCAACACGCTCGAGGCCACGCAGACCATGATCAACACCCGTGTGGTCAAGGACTTCCCACTGTGCGACCAGGAGATCCTGCTGCGCCACCTGCACAAGACGGCGTGGGACTACGTCAACGCGTACAAGAAGGAAAAGGGCCTGACCAACGGCTCGGACAATGGGAAAGCCAGCACGACGGCCAGCGAGAAGGACGCCATCAATGTCTAA